The genomic DNA AGCCGGTGAAATCGGACTTTGGGTATCATATCATTAAGGTCGTTGAGCGCGATCCCAATCGTCCTCTAGACCCAGATATGTTGGAAACGAAACAGGCGGAGGCTTGGCAGAAGTGGCTGGAAGCCCAGCGCACGAGCGAGGGTGTAAAGCGTTATTGGTCCTCAGATAAAGTGCCACCTTCCCAAGAAGGTGCTTGAAATAAAGAGGTAGCCCCGGCCCAATGCTGGGGCTTTTCTTTTGGCAGTGCGTCTGCTGTTTGCTATATTGGTTTTGTGAGGAGATGGACATGACCATGGGCTACGCGCCCGGCAAAGTAATACTTTTCGGCGAACACGCCGTGGTTTATGGCAGACCCGCGATCGCCATCCCGGTGACGCAGGTGCAAGCCCAAGCCGAAGTGCAGGATGTGCCTACTGACAAAGGGATTGTGATCGTGGCTGAGGACCTTGGTTTTACCCATCGTGTTGGGCCTGAGCCCACGATAAACGAGCAAGCACGTCCTCTCGAAACCATCGTGCTGAAGACCCTTGAGTGGCTACACATCACGCCCCGGCCCGCCATTTGCATCACCGTCCGTTCGACCGTGCCCTTGGCCCGCGGATTAGGCAGTAGCGCAGCCGTTTCAACAGCGATCGTCCGCGCGCTGGCTGCCCATTTCAGCATCGCAATCACACCTCAGGAAGTGTCCGAACTCGTGTACCAGACGGAAATCATACATCACGGCACACCCAGCGGCATTGACAACACAGTGATTGCTTTCGAGCAACCAGTCTACTTCGTGCGTGGGAAGCCAGTCGAGCCCTTCCAGGTTGGTCGACCCTTTCACATCGCCATTGCTGATACCGGAATACCAAGTTCCACCAAGGTTGTCGTGGGCGATGTGCGAACTGCATGGGAAGCAAATCCCGAGCGATATGAAGCGCTTTTTAACCGGATAGGGGCAATTGTCCAAAGAGCACGGATCATCATTGAGAGGGGCGAAAGCCATTTGCTCGGCCCTCTCATGGACGAAAACCACCAGTTATTGAGAGCGCTCGGTGTCTCTTCACGCGAACTGGATCTGCTTGCAAAGGCAGCGCGAAAGGCTGGTGCAGGTGGAGCCAAGTTATCCGGCGCAGGCCGAGGAGGAAATCTGATCGCCTTGGTGACACCCAAGACAGCCACTGCTGTGGAGCGCGCACTGCGCGAAGCGGGGGCTCGAGATGTACTCATCACCGCTGTTTCTTAGTGCAAGCAAGAACGGGGGTAACTCAACTTTTTTCCTCAGTTGGGAGAATTAGATGCGAATCGGCATTGATGCCAGCCGCGCCGCTACCGTCAAGCGAAGCGGAACTGAAAATTACTCTTATTACCTGATAACCGCGCTGCTTGACATAGATTCACGAAACGAATATGCGCTGTACTTTAACCACCCTCCCAGAGACGGGGCACTGCGCGCCCCGAACGCTCGATGGATCGTAATGCCTTTCCCTCGCCTTTGGACACATGTGCGCCTATCGCTGGAGATGCTACGTGCCACCCCCGACATTCTCTTTGTCCCTGCCCACGTCCTGCCCATCATCCATCCTCGGCATAGCGTCGTCACCGTGCACGATCTGGGCTATCTTTATTACCCAGAGGCTCATCCCAGGCTCTCTCGCCTTTACCTCGACTGGTCAACCCGCTACAATGTTTGGTCGGCAACCCATGTAATCGCTGACTCCGAATGCACCGCCATGGATTTATCACGCCACTACAGAGTATCACGCCAGAAAATCACTGTGGTCTATCCTGGTTTGAACCCCAACATGCGCCCGATAGAAGATAGGGAATCTCACCGCGTCGTCCGTGCGAAATACGCCATTCCTGGCGACTACATTTTCTCTTTGGGGACACTGCAGCCACGAAAGAACTGGCTACGACTGATAGAAGCCTTTGCTCCTTTGGCTATCGAGAGGGAGAACCTCTTCCTCGTCATTGGGGGAAAGCAGGGTTGGCTTCATAAACCCATTATAGAACACGTACAGGCCTTAGGACTGGAACAACATGTGATCTTACCTGGCTACGTGGCCGAGGAGGATTTGCCAGCGCTTCTAAGTGGGGCAATAGCCTTCGCTTTTCCGAGCCTTTACGAGGGTTTTGGCTTCCCGATCCTGGAAGCGATGGCTTGTGGAACGCCGGTCGTATGTTCCAATACTTCGTCGCTGCCCGAGGTGGCGGGGGAAGCAGCATTGACTTTCGACCCTCTGGACGTGGGGGCAATAACTGCGGCATTGAATCACATCTTGGACGACGCCACTCTGCGGTTCGAACTGGTAGCCCGCGGGTTCGAACGGGTCAGGTTATTCACTTGGGAGAAAGCGGCACGTCGGGTGTTAGAGATCTTGAGCACGATTGGCGGGAGACAAGCATGAGGGAACCCCGTCGCATCCTGGTGGTGAAACTGTCAGACATTGGTGATGTGCTAACAGCGACGCCTGCCTTGCGTGCAATACGCGAGACCTTCCCAACAGCAAGAGTAGACGCTCTTGTTCCCCCTAATTCTGCACCAGTGCTCGAAAGCACCTCGCTAATAAACAACGTGCTTATCTTCGACAAGTTCCGCTATGATCGAATCACCAGCGCCCTACGCCCTATGTCCATCGACACAGCGTGGCGCTTAGGTCTTGACTTGCGCCGGCAACGCTACGATTGGGTTGTTATTTTGCACCATTTAAGTACTCTGTGGGGTACGCTCAAATACGCTGCCTTGGCCTGGTCATGTGGTGCGCCGATACGCTTAGGACTGGACAATGGGCGGGGGTGGTTCCTTACTCACCGCATTGCCGATGGTGGCTTCGGCGCACGCCATGAGGTGGAGTACTGGCTTGACGTGGTGTCTGTCTTGGGAGCGCACACCGATAATACTCATTTGGAAATCACTTTCGGGCCAGACGATGTGCACTTCGCCAGGACTGCCTTAAAGGCCCTGCCTGGTGACGGGCCCCTGGCAGTCATTCACACGGGCTCGGGAGGCTATAGCCTAGCCCGGCGTTGGGATGCCGCACGTTTCGCTGCAGTGGGCGACGAATTGGCAATTCACGACGGGGCGCGCATCGTGCTGGTCGGCACGGCCTTAGACAATGTGGACGATGTGGCCGCCCAAATGGAAACCGCCGCCTTGAACCTCTGCGGGCGAACCACGGTGAAGCAACTGGCGGCAGTCTTGGCACGTTGTAATCTATTTATTGGCGTAGATTCTGGCGTAATGCATTTGGCTTGTGCAGTGGGTGTGCCTGTAGTGGCTATCTTTGGCCCATCCAACGAACGCGCCTGGGGGCCATGGCCCAGAGATGAAAAGCACATAGTGGTACGCGCATCACTCCCGTGCGCACCGTGCTCTTACGTAGGGCACGGCGTTGGCCATCGGGAGGGATGCCTAGAGCGAGCCTGCATGGATGCAGTGACAACGGAGATGGTGCTCTCTGCTGCGAGAGGGTTGTTGTATGGCTGATCGCAAATCGCTATACATCCTGGGCGTCCGAGTAGATGATGTTACATACAACGAAGCAGTAGTAGAAATAGACTGTTTCGTGCGGAAAAGGACCCCACACCAGATCGTCACCGTTAACCCGGAGTTCATCATCGCCGCTCGCCGCGATGTCGAATTCCGCCACATTATTAACCATGCGGCGCTTTCTCTGCCGGATGGTGCGGGCCTGCTTTGGGCATCCAGGTTACTGGGACATCCGCTGCGCGAACGTGTGACTGGTGTAGACATGTTACAACACCTGGCAGATTTGGCAACCCAGCGAGGATATGCTATATTCCTTCTGGGCGCAGCACCGGGTGTGGCGGCAGAGGCTGCACGTCGGCTGGCAGAACGCTTTCCAAGACTCATGATAGCCGGCACACACGTGGGTTCTCCCGAGCCGACAGAAGAACCTGAAATAATCGAAATCGTGCGGTGTGCCGCGCCGGATATGCTTTTTGTAGCCTACGGCGCGCCTAAACAAGATAAGTGGATCGCGCGTAATTTGGATCGCTTGGGCGTACCTGTAGCGATGGGCGTCGGCGGAGCGTTCGATTTTATCTCCGGTAGAGCGCAACGGGCGCCAATGTGGATGCGCCGCGCCGGACTAGAATGGCTGCATCGGCTTTATCGAGAGCCATGGCGTTGGCGAAGGATGCTCGCCCTACCCGCTTTCGCGTGGCTTGTCATCACGGAGAGGATAGGCCTCGCGCTGAGGAGGGGAAGATGAAGAAAACGGCTCTTATTTTGGTTGTGATAGTCGGTTTGCTGGCAGCTGGGTTAGTGCCCGTGCACGCCCAAACCCCGGTCACGATAAATAAATCCGAATCCTACGTCCGGGTATTAAGTGACGGGCGTTTAGGTATCACCTATAGCCTAGTCTTCACGGAAATGGAGGATGGTCGAAACGGAATACGCGAGATCGGCCCCTTTGCTGAGCCCCACACAATCTATGAATCTCGCGGGGATGGTCCCGATGGACCGTTCAGTGTCACACTCAGCCCGTTGTCCAAAGCAGGCACTTACACAGCACAATTTGACAAGCCCACCCGACGCGGAGGGCAGTACACCATTACTATTTCTTATAGCGTAGACCGGACGGTTTTTGAGCCCACTACTGTGAACGGCAAGGATTACTGGGCCTTGGGTTGGGCTCCTTTCCAATGGGCGTTGCCCATTGAGAGGTTGATAGTGCAGTTTATCCTCCCGATCGAAATCTCCTCGGATATCCAAACGCCCGAACAAGTAACTGAGGCTGTAGTGGATGCTACCGGCTTGGTGGTCACAGCCGATGCAGATCATTTCGACCGTTGGGAGTACTTCCCAACACCCGACGAAGCCACGGGCAAGACCTGGCTGTCCATTTATGTCGAGAAAAGAAACGCCCCTGAGGCTTACGTTTTTCGGCCCGCGTTCTACGTACCCGCTTCGGCGATCGTTGCTCCTCGGCAAACTCCCATTTTGGGTCCTACTAAGGCGCCTTCTGGTCTCCCAACGACTACGCCACTGCCTTTCTGGGGAGGTCTGAGCCCTCTGGCGCTTCTCTTACTCTGCGGGGTTACTGTGAGTGTGTTGCTGGTGGTGATCGCATTGGTGGTAGTAATGTTGCGACGGCGACGCAAGCCAAAGGTCTATGAGCCGCCGGAGATCGAGATCGAAACCTTCGAGATGCCGGGCGTGGTTCCCGACCTAAATGCCATCGAGGCCGCTTTTTATATGGGCAATTCTGCCAAGACTATCACGCTCATCGTCATGGGTTTGGTGCAGCGCGGTGTGCTGACGGTTATTAATCGCAATCCGCTGCAGTTAGAAGTTACTAACCCCGATTTGCCTATGAGTGCCTACGAAAGGGCATTGGTGGATGCTATCCTGTACGATGGCACCATTGACCAGGAGAAAATACCGAGCATCCTCTCCGCAGTAGCAGCAGAACTGCAGCCCAAGATGTGGAACGCCGACCCCGAGGCCACGAGAAAGACCTATCAACGAAAGACTGAAGAAGCCTGGCAAGAATATGAGCAGGAGCGCAAAACCGTGGTCAAACCCAGGCCGGCCTGGGAGTGGTGGGAACGACCTTATGCACCTTGGGTGATTGTGAGTGAGCGCTATCAGCCGGTAGCGGCAGAACCATCGGAGTTCGGTAAGGGTCTGCGCGAAGTGGTGTCGCCAGTAGCCCAGGCCGCTGAGCAGATTGTGTCGCCCATCGAAAGCCTGGCCGGGGATATTACACGCGGGGTTGAGCGTGTGCTGACCGAGACCGCATCGCGCATCGAGGGGGCAGCGGCACGGCTCACTGGCCGCTCCGCAGAGGGCATGGCAGGATACGACGCCTGCCATTCCGCATGCCACTCGGCTTGTCACAGCGCCTGCGTCCACGATGCCTGCCACTCCGCTTGCGTCCACGATGCCTGCCACAGCGCCTGTCATTCAGCCTGTGTGTGCCACTCGGCGTGCCATTCGGCCTGCCACAGCGCATGTGTAAGCCGGTTTTAGACCATGATGCCCGACCTACAGTCTTTTGCCGAAGAACTCGTTTCTCAGACGAGAGATTACATCTATATACGCTCGGAAGATGGGCTGATCATCCTGCGCCCGAACCGTGTCCATTACCTGAATGCAACAGCAAAGGCCATGCTCTCACGGCTTTACACAGGGGATGTGCCAGACGTTGAGGCCACCGTGCGCGAGATAGCCGCCGAATATGAGGTAGACGAGGCGCGGGTACGCGAGGATCTGTATCAGTTGCTCGTTGGCATAGCCGCATTGCTCCGAGATGATGTGTGCGGAGCACCTGCTGTCCGGAGTACCACCTTTGGCAGCCATCGCCGAGATCTGCCGGTCCTTTCCGAGGTGGCATTGACCTATCGTTGCCAGAATCACTGCGTCTTTTGCTATGCCGATTCGCCGGCTCGTGGGTCGACTGTGAGCGAGATGACAACGGACCAGGTAAAACTGGTGATTGACCGCATCTTTGACGAGGCCCACTGCCCAACGGTCTCCTTCACCGGCGGTGAGCCTACGTTGCGCGCCGATTTGCCAGAGCTGGTCCGTTACGCGAAAGCCAAAGGAATGCGCGTCAACCTCATCACCAATGGGCTACGCTGCTCCCAACCGGCGTATGTGGCAGCCTTGGCTGAGGCGGGGTTGGATTCCGCCCAGGTCAGCCTAGAAGGCGGCAGCGCCGAAATACACGATGCTGTAGTGCGCCACCCAGGTGCTTTCGAAAAGACAACGCGGGCGGTGAAGGAACTGCGAGCAGCAGGCATACATACTCATACCAACACCACCATCTGCGGCGGTAACCGTAACCACCTGCTCGAACTCGTGGATTACATAGCCGAAGAGCTGAGATCGGAATATTTTTCTATGAACATGGTCATTCAGACGGGCACAGCACTGGGACACCCTGAGGAGGAGATCTCCTACCGAGAGATTGGCCCCATTATCGAGATGGTCCAGACCCACGCTCGCAAAAAAGGGGTCCGTTTTGTCTGGTACTCTCCCCTGCCCTACTGCATATTCAACCCCATAGCCCATGGGCTGGGCTCCAAATCCTGTGCAGCAGTGGATGGACTGCTTTCAGTGAGCCCGAGTGGGGAAGTGCTACCCTGCTCTAGTTTCGAGCGAGGCATTGGCAGCCTGCTTCGCAATAGTTTCGCTGAGGTATGGTTCAGCCCGACGGCACTGTACTGGCGACGGAAGGAATTCTTACCGCCGGTGTGCCAGAATTGCGAACTCAAGACTATTTGCTGCGGTGCATGTCCCCTCTACTGGGACCAGCGCGGCAACTTCGACGAGCTGGCCAATGTCGCTACACCTGCTCCGACCTGGCGATCTCTGCTGTGGCAAGTTAAGCGAAGGTGGTGGGGCCGCACGCAGGGCGTTGGCCTGTCAACCCAAAGAAAGTAGGAAGGATGCGACAGCATGGGTGAGAAAATGAACCTGGGGCAGTTCTACAATTTTCTGCGCACAGCGCGCCGTCGCATCGCCGACGTGTATCGCGAGATCGAGGAAGTGCAATATCAATTCAATGATCTCTACGCTTCGGTAATGCAAAATTGGCAGGAACAAGCAAGCGCTTGCTTGACAATACTGCAACAGCAGATCGAAAAAAAGTCATTGCCGCCCTCGCTGGCAGCCCAACTCGAGGGGCGCCTAAAAGAGGAACGGGAGAAATTCGACAAAGAGGTCGCTGATCTATGCCAGCGGGTGGCTGCCCAGCGGGATACAGCACACGCGGCACTCATGAACGCTCAAGACCAGATCGCGGCTTTGCGCAAATCCAATCCGGAACTGAATGCACGCGAAGAGGAATTGAAAGCCCGGCGCGTATCGCTGGAGACAGAATTGGCTGCCATCCAAAACAACATCAACCGATTGAACTCATTTCCAGTTGGTTGGATCCGAAATGCAGGGGCCATTCGCCAGTTGCGACAACAACACGCTGCGCTGCAAAAGAATTTAGAGGGCGTGATCACCGAATTGCGTGCTGTACGCCAGGAATGGCAGGAGCGCAAAATGGAAGCGGAGCGGCAACAAGCACAACTGAAGGCCGATTGGCAGGCCGCTAGTATTGAGGCGGCCCAACTTCAGGCCCAATTGGATGCCCTCGTTGCCAATCAGGAAGCCATTGTCCTACGCCGGGCAGCAGAAGCGCTGCTGGTCGAGATGAAGGAGGTTCCGCCAGATGCCGGTGAACTATCAGAACCTCTGCAAAAACTGGTGGAACTGAATACATCCCGCGAAGGCTATCAACGTGGTCTAACCAGCGTAGCGGAAGTTCTAGGCTTGCTCAAAGGCTTAGGCGAGGGAATGGACCGCTTTATCACCAGCGTTAGCACGGTTTTCGAAGAGCAGCGCCGCTATCAGCTCCCAGATCTGGAGGTGGACATATCCAAGACAGTGGCAGATTTTCACAACATGTGGGGGGAATTCCAGAGCAAGGTAAAAGATGAGAAGTACTTGGGAGCACGCCCGTTAGAATTCAGCGAGCGCATCCACTATTTCATAAAAGCCAAATTAACGGAAGAGACTATCGAACGAATGTTTGAGGACCTGGGTGCATCGCTGAACGCAGCGACGAAGGCATGGGACTCAAAGGATCTTACAGGACGGAGGAAGAAACGCGGACGATGAACAAAATGCTCGCGATAATAGCCGTGGTCCTAGCCATTTTCTGCTTGATCCTCGGCATCATTTTCTTGATCGCCGCCATCGACGCAACTAGCCGCATCCTAACAAGTGGTGCGTTTCTCATCACGGCTGGGCTGCTTCTGGCCTATGGCTTATCGACTCTGCGACGCATTGCCGAGACCAGCCCCGAACATTTAGAGACAGGCGCGGTGGAATTGGCCAAGCAGTTAGAAGGCGAGGTTACTGTCGAACAACTACAAGTGGCCTATTCTATCCCGGCCGCCTTGGCAAAACAGACCCTGGAACGACTCCGAGCGAAGGGCCAATGCCAATTGGAACAGCGGGGTGATTACGCTGTCTATTTGTTCAAAAGTGTTTTGCCAGCCAAAGCGGTCAAGCGATGTCCCTACTGCGGCAGCGAATTCGCGGTGCGCAGTGCGGTGCGAAAGTGCCCCAATTGCGGTGCTGCATTGGAGATCACGAAAGAATAGACTGTCCCAGACGCAGAGATTGATGAAAAGAATAGCCCTCTTTGCGGGCGTATATGTTGTTATAACAGCAGTATGCCAGATTAGTTGCAGATTACATCCACTGTCCCCTATCCAACCCCAGCGTTCCACGCCGACGCCTCAGCCTCTCCTCGAGAGCCCAATGCGAGATTTGCATGATGTTGCCCGCCGCCTGGACCGCGTGGACGGTGGGGCTCTTGCCTCAAGATCGGCGTCTCGCATCTACAGAGTAGGTGATCACGAGTTATTTACCGTGATGGATCTCGACTCAACTGGTGTCTTCACGATCACCGCAGAACTGCAGGCGATCGGCGAGCACATTTATTTGTGGGTGCAAGATGACCTGGCAACCTTGCCTAACGACGTCCAACAGGCAGTGGAGTTCTTCGATGAACACATTTATCCCACAGATCACTACTACTTTGGTTGGGAACCAAACCCCGGCCTGGACGAAGATCCGCGTATTCATGTGCTGTGCGCCGACTTATCCGGGGCTTCGGGTTACTTTTACAGCGCTAACCAGTATTTACGTGCTGTCAATCCATACAGCAACGAACGGGAAATGCTCTATATCAACATCCAGGGCCGCTCGCCGGGCAGCGATGCATTCAACGCCACGCTGGCACATGAATTTCAACATCTGATTCACTGGGCCCAGGATGCGAATGAAGATGCCTGGGTGAACGAAGGTTGCTCCGAATTGGCCATACAACTCAATGGCCTGCCCACAAGTGGACATGAGCGTGAATTTGCTCGGCAATCAGATACTCAACTTAACGCCTGGGGCACAGTAGAGAGCACAGCACTGCCACATTATGGAGCATCGTACCTTTTCATGCGCTACTTTGCTCGCCGCTTTGGGCCAGATGCAATACGCCTCCTCGTGGCACGGCCCGAAAACGGCATCGCCGGGTTCAACGCAGTGCTCTCCGAGTTGGGAACAGGCCTGATTTTCGAAGATGTATTCGCCGATTGGGTCATCGCCAACTGGCTTGATGACGCAACGCTGGCCAATGGTGCCTACGGCTATGGCGAACCGCTTGGGATAACCCTGGAGCCTTCAGCGGTCATTAGGGACTATCCCAATGAGGGCACAGGCACAGTACACCAGTACGCTGCCGATTACATTGTGCTGCAGGGCATCACCAGCCCCCTGGAGATCGAATTCCAAGGCCAGACTACAGCGAAATTGATCCCGACTGAGGCTCCCAGTGGACGGTACCTGTGGTGGTCTAACCGAGGTGACGCAATCGACAGTACGCTGACGCGGGCTTTTGATCTCACAAGCCTGACCACGGCGACCTTAGAATTCTCGATGTGGTATGACATCGAAGCAGGGTGGGATTACGCCTACGTCGAGGTTTCAACCGATGGAGGCAACCGGTGGAATGTACTAACGGGGACACACACAACCATGTGGAACCCCGTCGGCAATAGTTTCGGCCCGGGCTATACCGGCACATCCGGCCGCGACTTTGATGCATGGGATAAGCCTGCCTCGGCAAGATGGGTGCAGGAGCGAATAGATCTGACACCCTATGCAGGGAAACAAGTGCTCATCCGCTTCGAGTATATCACCGATGACCAAGTAAATGGCCATGGCTTTTGCTTAGATGACATCCGGATTCCGGAATTGGGCTACAGGGATGACGTGGAGGATGAGAACAGCGACTGGATCGCTCAAGGATTCATGCGCACCGACAACACTGTGCCCCAGCGTTATCTAGTACAGGTCGTTATACCTGGTCTTAAGATGCCGGTACAACGGGTATGGGCAGAGAATGGACTGGCCCATCTAGCACTTGAGGGACCAGAATCGAGTGTGCAAGAAGCAGTATTGGTTATATCAGCCCTGGCCCCGTTCACA from Chloroflexota bacterium includes the following:
- the mvk gene encoding mevalonate kinase produces the protein MGYAPGKVILFGEHAVVYGRPAIAIPVTQVQAQAEVQDVPTDKGIVIVAEDLGFTHRVGPEPTINEQARPLETIVLKTLEWLHITPRPAICITVRSTVPLARGLGSSAAVSTAIVRALAAHFSIAITPQEVSELVYQTEIIHHGTPSGIDNTVIAFEQPVYFVRGKPVEPFQVGRPFHIAIADTGIPSSTKVVVGDVRTAWEANPERYEALFNRIGAIVQRARIIIERGESHLLGPLMDENHQLLRALGVSSRELDLLAKAARKAGAGGAKLSGAGRGGNLIALVTPKTATAVERALREAGARDVLITAVS
- a CDS encoding glycosyltransferase family 4 protein, producing the protein MRIGIDASRAATVKRSGTENYSYYLITALLDIDSRNEYALYFNHPPRDGALRAPNARWIVMPFPRLWTHVRLSLEMLRATPDILFVPAHVLPIIHPRHSVVTVHDLGYLYYPEAHPRLSRLYLDWSTRYNVWSATHVIADSECTAMDLSRHYRVSRQKITVVYPGLNPNMRPIEDRESHRVVRAKYAIPGDYIFSLGTLQPRKNWLRLIEAFAPLAIERENLFLVIGGKQGWLHKPIIEHVQALGLEQHVILPGYVAEEDLPALLSGAIAFAFPSLYEGFGFPILEAMACGTPVVCSNTSSLPEVAGEAALTFDPLDVGAITAALNHILDDATLRFELVARGFERVRLFTWEKAARRVLEILSTIGGRQA
- a CDS encoding glycosyltransferase family 9 protein, which encodes MREPRRILVVKLSDIGDVLTATPALRAIRETFPTARVDALVPPNSAPVLESTSLINNVLIFDKFRYDRITSALRPMSIDTAWRLGLDLRRQRYDWVVILHHLSTLWGTLKYAALAWSCGAPIRLGLDNGRGWFLTHRIADGGFGARHEVEYWLDVVSVLGAHTDNTHLEITFGPDDVHFARTALKALPGDGPLAVIHTGSGGYSLARRWDAARFAAVGDELAIHDGARIVLVGTALDNVDDVAAQMETAALNLCGRTTVKQLAAVLARCNLFIGVDSGVMHLACAVGVPVVAIFGPSNERAWGPWPRDEKHIVVRASLPCAPCSYVGHGVGHREGCLERACMDAVTTEMVLSAARGLLYG
- a CDS encoding WecB/TagA/CpsF family glycosyltransferase; protein product: MADRKSLYILGVRVDDVTYNEAVVEIDCFVRKRTPHQIVTVNPEFIIAARRDVEFRHIINHAALSLPDGAGLLWASRLLGHPLRERVTGVDMLQHLADLATQRGYAIFLLGAAPGVAAEAARRLAERFPRLMIAGTHVGSPEPTEEPEIIEIVRCAAPDMLFVAYGAPKQDKWIARNLDRLGVPVAMGVGGAFDFISGRAQRAPMWMRRAGLEWLHRLYREPWRWRRMLALPAFAWLVITERIGLALRRGR
- a CDS encoding DUF2207 domain-containing protein → MKKTALILVVIVGLLAAGLVPVHAQTPVTINKSESYVRVLSDGRLGITYSLVFTEMEDGRNGIREIGPFAEPHTIYESRGDGPDGPFSVTLSPLSKAGTYTAQFDKPTRRGGQYTITISYSVDRTVFEPTTVNGKDYWALGWAPFQWALPIERLIVQFILPIEISSDIQTPEQVTEAVVDATGLVVTADADHFDRWEYFPTPDEATGKTWLSIYVEKRNAPEAYVFRPAFYVPASAIVAPRQTPILGPTKAPSGLPTTTPLPFWGGLSPLALLLLCGVTVSVLLVVIALVVVMLRRRRKPKVYEPPEIEIETFEMPGVVPDLNAIEAAFYMGNSAKTITLIVMGLVQRGVLTVINRNPLQLEVTNPDLPMSAYERALVDAILYDGTIDQEKIPSILSAVAAELQPKMWNADPEATRKTYQRKTEEAWQEYEQERKTVVKPRPAWEWWERPYAPWVIVSERYQPVAAEPSEFGKGLREVVSPVAQAAEQIVSPIESLAGDITRGVERVLTETASRIEGAAARLTGRSAEGMAGYDACHSACHSACHSACVHDACHSACVHDACHSACHSACVCHSACHSACHSACVSRF
- a CDS encoding radical SAM protein: MMPDLQSFAEELVSQTRDYIYIRSEDGLIILRPNRVHYLNATAKAMLSRLYTGDVPDVEATVREIAAEYEVDEARVREDLYQLLVGIAALLRDDVCGAPAVRSTTFGSHRRDLPVLSEVALTYRCQNHCVFCYADSPARGSTVSEMTTDQVKLVIDRIFDEAHCPTVSFTGGEPTLRADLPELVRYAKAKGMRVNLITNGLRCSQPAYVAALAEAGLDSAQVSLEGGSAEIHDAVVRHPGAFEKTTRAVKELRAAGIHTHTNTTICGGNRNHLLELVDYIAEELRSEYFSMNMVIQTGTALGHPEEEISYREIGPIIEMVQTHARKKGVRFVWYSPLPYCIFNPIAHGLGSKSCAAVDGLLSVSPSGEVLPCSSFERGIGSLLRNSFAEVWFSPTALYWRRKEFLPPVCQNCELKTICCGACPLYWDQRGNFDELANVATPAPTWRSLLWQVKRRWWGRTQGVGLSTQRK
- a CDS encoding immune inhibitor A produces the protein MRDLHDVARRLDRVDGGALASRSASRIYRVGDHELFTVMDLDSTGVFTITAELQAIGEHIYLWVQDDLATLPNDVQQAVEFFDEHIYPTDHYYFGWEPNPGLDEDPRIHVLCADLSGASGYFYSANQYLRAVNPYSNEREMLYINIQGRSPGSDAFNATLAHEFQHLIHWAQDANEDAWVNEGCSELAIQLNGLPTSGHEREFARQSDTQLNAWGTVESTALPHYGASYLFMRYFARRFGPDAIRLLVARPENGIAGFNAVLSELGTGLIFEDVFADWVIANWLDDATLANGAYGYGEPLGITLEPSAVIRDYPNEGTGTVHQYAADYIVLQGITSPLEIEFQGQTTAKLIPTEAPSGRYLWWSNRGDAIDSTLTRAFDLTSLTTATLEFSMWYDIEAGWDYAYVEVSTDGGNRWNVLTGTHTTMWNPVGNSFGPGYTGTSGRDFDAWDKPASARWVQERIDLTPYAGKQVLIRFEYITDDQVNGHGFCLDDIRIPELGYRDDVEDENSDWIAQGFMRTDNTVPQRYLVQVVIPGLKMPVQRVWAENGLAHLALEGPESSVQEAVLVISALAPFTVESAPYCYSVQRR